The following are from one region of the Montipora foliosa isolate CH-2021 unplaced genomic scaffold, ASM3666993v2 scaffold_425, whole genome shotgun sequence genome:
- the LOC137988704 gene encoding uncharacterized protein → MALKKAIDEQVFTPFKLYTCLLEVASLVNQRPIGRIPNDPDDGSYLCPNDILLGRSSSHVRQGPFRETKNPRLRVEFVQKIVDSFWKRWTRDVFPSLIPRKKWNAEKRNVRVDDFVIVQTPNAIRGNWNIGRIVDVYPGQDGKVRNVRVKTTAGVYDRPVTNIAVLHPAEGYE, encoded by the coding sequence ATGGCCCTAAAGAAAGCTATTGACGAGCAAGTGTTTACACCCTTTAAGTTGTATACGTGCCTGTTGGAAGTGGCGAGCCTCGTTAATCAACGTCCAATTGGGCGCATTCCAAACGACCCTGATGATGGATCATACCTTTGTCCGAATGACATACTGCTTGGACGATCATCGTCTCACGTGCGACAAGGCCCATTCAGAGAAACCAAGAATCCACGTCTCCGAGTTGAATTTGTTCAGAAGATTGTGGACTCGTTTTGGAAGCGGTGGACAAGGGATGTGTTTCCGTCGTTGATTCCACGAAAGAAATGGAACGCAGAGAAACGAAATGTTCGAGTAGACGACTTTGTGATAGTTCAAACTCCGAATGCAATTCGTGGAAACTGGAACATCGGTCGAATCGTAGACGTCTACCCTGGACAAGATGGCAAAGTCCGAAACGTCAGAGTAAAGACCACTGCTGGAGTGTACGACAGACCGGTTACAAACATTGCAGTGCTACACCCCGCAGAAGGTTACGAGTAA
- the LOC137988703 gene encoding uncharacterized protein, which produces MAAVKWIVRRAIYCSKIKGCTAEKIDHTSPGASSKIVLAWIRSEARRFKPFVSVRVGEIQTNTDPSQWKHIPGEMNVADDVSRGMPVRNLVERWQHGPKFLRLPENEWPQDSSTNDQPKVEDECRKVHKVCVQTKVEHPINCQKFSSWRKLVRVTAYILRLIWNLRAQRHNKTHPEVNSMKPKEGPLLPKELQEAEHHWIKESQKRLSDRLKKGELKTFSPYKDSDGIVRVGGRVDKALVSYETRHPALLPREHWISLLITRQVHQCGHSVVAATVAKTRRRFWILKAHDLAKSVKFRCVFCREMQAKAESQVMAELPVCRLAPFTPPFYYTSCDYFGPYHVKVGRNKSTKYYGVIFTCLYTRAVHLELAVDSSTMEFILVLRRFFSVRGQPSLIISDNGSQFIGAERLLKELIKGWDIE; this is translated from the exons AAAATCAAGGGTTGCACCGCTGAAAAGATTGACCATACCTCGCCTGGAGCTTCAAG CAAGATAGTTCTAGCATGGATCCGTAGCGAGGCTAGGagatttaaaccgtttgtatcAGTCAGAGTTGGTGAGATCCAAACCAACACAGACCCTTCCCAGTGGAAACATATTCCTGGAGAGATGAATGTAGCTGACGATGTTTCTCGTGGCATGCCAGTACGAAATTTGGTTGAGAGGTGGCAACATGGACCTAAGTTTCTTCGCTTGCCTGAAAATGAGTGGCCACAAGATTCGTCAACCAATGACCAACCCAAGGTTGAAGACGAATGCCGCAAAGTTCACAAAGTTTGTGTTCAGACCAAAGTAGAACATCCTATCAATTGCCAAAAGTTCTCAAGCTGGAGAAAGCTAGTCAGAGTCACCGCTTACATACTAAGGCTAATTTGGAACCTGCGAGCACAACGCCACAACAAAACACACCCAGAGGTAAATAGCATGAAACCTAAAGAGGGTCCCTTATTGCCCAAAGAGTTACAGGAAGCAGAGCATCATTGGATCAAAGAAAGTCAGAAACGCCTGAGTGACCGCCTCAAAAAAGGTGAATTGAAAACGTTCAGCCCATACAAAGATTCTGATGGCATCGTCCGAGTAGGTGGTCGAGTAGACAAAGCCTTAGTCTCGTATGAGACCAGACATCCCGCATTACTTCCGAGAGAACACTGGATATCTCTTCTCATAACACGCCAGGTACACCAATGTGGGCACTCAGTAGTAGCAGCAACAGTAGCGAAGACAAGAAGAAGGTTCTGGATCCTTAAAGCCCACGATCTTGCCAAATCAGTAAAGTTTCGATGCGTGTTCTGCCGTGAAATGCAAGCGAAGGCTGAATCTCAAGTTATGGCTGAATTACCTGTATGCCGTCTGGCACCTTTCACACCGCCGTTTTATTACACGTCCTGCGATTACTTTGGCCCGTACCATGTTAAAGTTGGTCGTAACAAATCAACCAAGTACTATGGAGTCATTTTTACTTGTTTGTACACTAGAGCAGTTCACCTGGAGCTTGCAGTAGACAGCTCAACCATGGAATTTATTCTAGTACTCCGAAGATTCTTCTCCGTGAGAGGGCAACCCAGCCTAATAATAAGCGACAATGGATCCCAGTTCATTGGAGCAGAGCGACTGTTGAAGGAATTGATCAAAGGATGGGACATCGAGTAA